Proteins from a single region of Dasypus novemcinctus isolate mDasNov1 chromosome 16, mDasNov1.1.hap2, whole genome shotgun sequence:
- the LOC101443811 gene encoding olfactory receptor 14A16-like — MKNKTAVTEFILMGFSTNQNLYILHSGLFAFIYLWALIGNILIIMITTMDQHLHTPMYFFLKNLSILDLCLISTTVPKAIVNALTHSNSISFLGCVMQVFLFVLLAVAELFLLTAMSFDRYAAICHPLHYEVIMNMDTCMHMAAVAWLGGGLTAVMHTAGIFSLSFCGPNVLHQFFCSIPQLLAISCSENLVREIVPIIITVTLDFCCFIFIMVSYIYIFCTVKNVPSTEGQSRAYSTCLPHLVVVVLFLTTGFIAHLKPTSAYPSISDIVISVFYTMVPQTLNPIIYSLRNKAMKTALCMLIEGKLIKK, encoded by the coding sequence atgaaaaataaaacagctgTGACAGAATTTATTCTCATGGGATTTTCTACCAATCAAAATCTGTACATTTTGCATTCAGGGCTATTTGCATTCATTTACCTATGGGCCCTGATAGGGAATATACTTATTATCATGATTACAACTATGGACCAGCACCTCCatacacccatgtacttcttcctgaaGAATTTATCTATCTTGGATCTTTGCCTCATTTCAACCACAGTCCCCAAAGCTATTGTCAACGCCTTGACCCACAGTAACTCTATCTCATTCCTTGGCTGTGTCATGCAggtctttctctttgttttattgGCAGTTGCAGAGCTCTTCCTCCTCACAGCTATGTCTTTTGATCGCTATGCAGCCATATGCCATCCTCTGCACTATGAAGTCATCATGAACATGGACACATGCATGCACATGGCAGCTGTGGCTTGGTTAGGTGGGGGTCTGACTGCTGTGATGCACACAGCTGGTATCTTCTCCTTATCCTTTTGTGGTCCAAATGTGCTCCATCAGTTCTTCTGTAGCATCCCACAATTATTAGCTATTTCTTGCTCAGAAAATTTAGTAAGAGAAATTGTGCCCATTATTATTACTGTGACCTTGGATTTCTGTTGCTTTATTTTCATCATGGTTTCCTACATCTACATCTTCTGCACTGTCAAGAATGTTCCATCAACAGAAGGCCAGTCAAGAGCCTACTCCACTTGCCTTCCACATTTGGTGGTGGTTGTATTATTTCTCACTACTGGCTTTATTGCACATCTAAAGCCAACTTCAGCATATCCTTCTATTTCTGACATTGTGATTTCTGTGTTCTACACTATGGTACCCCAAACCTTGAATCCCATCATTTATAGTCTAAGAAATAAGGCAATGAAGACAGCTCTGTGCATGTTGATTGAGGGTAAGCTCATCAAAAAGTAA